The Virgibacillus siamensis sequence AGCTGATTCAGCGGCACCCAGCCAGGGTAACCCCTTTTGTCCTTTTTGGAAGGCTGTGTTGGAATGACAATATGTGCCCAGTCATCTTTAATCTCCATAATGATAACCGCTTCACCATACAGCAGCTGTGTCTGTACACGATTTTCATCACAAAGGGCAACCCGTTTTTCAAATGTCAGTTCTGCTGTCCACCGATCCATGTCTGTCGGCGTGGAAATGCCCGGTGCATCAATGGCGCGTGCTGATTCAGGTGACGTCCATACGGTAGCGACCTGCACTGCTGCCACCCAAAGTACATCCGGCTCTTGATCAAACGTTTGTTCAGGCATGATAGATTCCCCCTTTTCCAATGCTTTGTATGATAGATCCGCTGTCTTATTAAAAAAATGCGGGCTCAATGAAAACATTATGATTCCGTGATAAATTCCGGATTGATTTTTTCAATACCAAGACCTGATTTCGTTCCAAGTGAGATATTGCTGCCGTTATAAGCAATGCCGCCTTCTATCAGGTCACCGGCGAGCATTAATGGTGCATCAAAATCATAGTTGATAATATTCGGCTGACTCGCGGCAAAATGTGCTGCAGCGGTAATGCCGATTTTTGTTTCAATCATACTTCCGACCATACACTTGACACCATAGATATCTGCCAGTTTGGCAATCTTCACTGCCTGATGGATTCCGCCTGCCTTCATCAGTTTTATATTGATTAAATCAGCAGCACGCATTTCAAGCAGCCGTCTGGCATCCCCCGTTGAAAAAACACTCTCATCCGCCATAATCGGTGTTTCCGTATTGGCTGCGACATATTTCAGCCCTTCAAAATCTGTTTTATGCACCGGCTGTTCAATCAGTTCGATATCAAGCCCAAGATCCTCCATTTTCCGAATAGCACGGACCGCTTCTTTTGCCGGCCATGCCTGATTGGCGTCCAGACGGATTTTCGCCCGCGACCCGACACGTTTTCGGATTCCCTGTATGCGTTTCACATCGTCATCTATTGCATCTTTGCCGACCTTTACCTTCAAAATTGAAAAGCCATCACTCATGTATTGCTGTGCATCATCTGCCATTTCTTCCGGGCTGTTCACACTGACAGTATAATCCGTCTCAATCTGGTCGTTATAGCCGCCCAAAAATTGCCATAGCGGCATTTGCGCTTCCTGTGCGAGACAGTCATATACCGCCATGTCAACTGCTGCCTTCGCGCTTACATTACCGATGATACTTTTATCGATTTTTTCAAATATCCGCTCATACTGCAAGATTGATTCATTAAGCAATAGCGGTTTGAATACATTATTAACGGCAATATCAATACTGGCGATGCTGTCTCCTGTTATAACGTGAGTCGGCGGTGCCTCCCCAAAACCGATTATTCCACTGTCACATGTTAGTTTGACAACAACTGTTTCAGCAACGGTTACAGTCCTTAGTGCTGTTTTAAATGGTGAATTCAACGGAATCGCTGCCTGGAATGTTTCGATCTGCTGAATTTGCATACCTGTTTCCTCCTTTCCGTACTATCGGATGCCCGGTTCGATAATCAATGATCTTTTTGCTGACGATAATGTAGCTGGTACACCCAACGGAAGCGAGAAATTGGGCATACAGTGGCCAATGTTAAATCCGGAAACAACCGGACCGTTCAATCCGCCCAGGTACGTTTGAAAAATTTCTTCCAATGTCAGCGACGGTTTGTCTTTTGGCGGGTCGCATTCGGCAAAATCACCAATAATAACGCCAGCTGCTCCAGCAAACTTCCCAGCAAGCTTCAGCTGATTCAGCATCGCGTCAATTCGATATGGCGCCTCGCCGATATCTTCCAAAAGCAGCAGTTTTCCTGCTGTATCAATTTCATATGGTGTACCAAGCGTGCTGATAAGCAGGGACAGATTACCACCGACTATTTCAGCCGATGCCTCTCCTGCTGCAATAACGTTTAACATTGAAACACTCTCTGTATAATAAAGTTCCGATGGTTCTAGCAGCTGTTGAAATAAACCTGCCGTATATGTATCAAAATCGTCATCCGCAATGTCCGAGACAGGCATTGGCCCGTGAAACGTTGCCAAACCTGTTTCCTGACGTATTGCGGTATGTAAATATGTAATATCACTGTATCCCCAAATGATTTTCGGATTGTTTCGGATCAGTTCATAATCAATATCCCCGGCGATTCTTCCTGTTCCATATCCGCCACGGGCAAAAATGATTGCTTTGACACTGTCATCTGCAACCATATCATGAAAGTCTGCTAGCCTCTCCGCATCCATCCCGGCCAAGTAACCGTATGTATTTTCCACATGCTTGCCCAGCTTCACATGCATGCCCATTTTTTCAAAAAAAGGGATCGCCCGCTGAAGACGGTCCGAATCAACAGGGCCTGCCGGTGCAACGATTCCAATTAGATCTCCCTTGTTGAGCCGAGGTGGCTTCATCATAATGATGTACCTTCTTTCTGTCTTTTTTTATGTATGGTAAAGAAGGAGCGAATGTTCCGCTCCTTCTTTACGTTGTTGTAGTAATCAACCTTCCATTCTAGTTATCAACCATCCTGTGCCAGAAATCGACCTTCACTGACCGGTTATCAACCTTCCTCGTGCGAATATCATCTTTCACCGCCATATATCAACCCTCACCGGCCTCATATCAACCGTCCATTCAAGATATCAACCTTCGCACAATCTGCTTTTTTTAAACTATTTCTTATCAGCCCACTTCAGCTCGAGATAGCCAACCGGGTGACGCACAATGTCTTTGACGTCATCTTTGTAAATGAATACCTGGTTATAGTAGTGGATCGGGAAGATTGGCATTTCTTCCGCCAGCAGTTTTTCCGCTTCATACATCAGCTGCCAGCGTTTCTCTTCATTCGTCTCCTTCTTCGCCTGGGCAATCAGTTTGTCGTACTTTTCGTTGGACCAGCCGGTGCGGTTCATCGTCGAGCCGGTTACAAAGCTTTCCAGGAAGTTGACCGGATCAGCGTAGTCAAACAGGAATGAACTTCGGGATAACTGGTGCTTCAGATTTTTCTGTGCTTCAAGGAACACGTTCCACTCCGTATTTTTCAAAGTAACATTAACACCAAGATTTTCACTGAACATATTCTGCATTGCCTCCGCAATTGCTTTGTGTCCTTCATCCGTATTATATGTGAGTGTCACTGGAGGCAGTTTGTCATACCCTTCTTCTTTCATGCCTTCTTTCAGCAGTTTTTTTGCTTTTTCCGGATTGAATTTAACAAGGTCACCGTTTACTTCACGGAAATCTTTGCCGTTTGGTCCCTCAAATCCTGGTGATACGAAAGCTTTTGCCGCTTCTTCCTTATTTTTCGTTACATAATTGACAATGTCCTCCTGGTTGATTGCCAGTGCGAACGCTTTACGGATTTTCTTGTTCTGGAATGGTTCTTTGTTGACGTTAAAGCGGTAAAAATAAAGCCCCGCCTGTTTTTCAATGACAACATTATCACCATCAATTAACTGATCAGCCATATCGGGTGGAATACTGGTCATGTCAAGTTCATCACTTTTGAACATCTGATACTCCGTGTTGGAATTGTTGACCATTGCCCAGTGTACCTTATCAAGACTCACAGTTTCTTTATCCCAGTACTGGTCGTTCTTAACCATGACCATTTCTTTTTCATGCTTCCATTTCTTCAGTTTGAATGGTCCATTGGCAACAAATGATTCCGCTTCGGTATACCATTCCGGGTTTTCCTTGGCAACTTTATGATTCACCGGGAAAAATGCCGGATTTGTTACGACATGCAGGAAGAAGTTCGTTGGTGCCTTCAAGGTTACCTTCAATGTTTTATCATCGACTGCTTTTACTTTCACATCATCTGCAGAGCCTTTGCCGGTATTATACTCCTTACCGCCTTCGATAAAATAGCCAAGAAATGCAGCTGGTGAGCCGGTCTTTGGATTTAAAAGCTGTTTCCATGCGTACACGAAATCCTGTGCTGTCACCGGATCCCCGTTTGACCAGTTGGCGTCTTCACGAAGATGGAATGTGTATACTTTTCCATCATCTGAAACATCCCAGTCTTCCGCCATGGCTGGATGGGGCTTATCATCTTTACCCAGACGTGTCAATCCTTCCATCAGGTTGTTCAGCACATTCCAGGAAACCGAGTCAAAGCCGATTGGCGGATTAAGTGATGTTGGTTCCTCGCCATTATTCATGTATAAAACCTTTTCGCCGCTTTCGGATGACCCTTTACTGCTTTCCCCGCTATCACCCCCGCTGCCGCCGTTGTCACTGTTACCCCCGCTGCCGGTCGTACATGCCGATAAAACAGCGATCAGTAATACGGAAAATAATAATAATAATCCTCGCTTCATACCAATTTTGCCCCTTTCAAAATTTATTTTGCGGCTGTTGCAGCCAATAGCTGTTTAGCCCGTTCATCCTGAAGCCAGCAGTCCACTTTGTGTGAATCGCTCAGCTCCGTCATTGCGGGATAAACTTTATCACACACCTCCATTGCGAATGGGCACCGTGCTGTAAACGGACATCCCTGTGGAGGTGAGAATAAATCTGGTGGTGTCCCGTCAATCGGCGTGAGACGATCTTCTTTCAGATCAAGCCGCGGGACGGATTTTAACAGTCCTTTTGTGTATGGATGTTCCGGGTGATAAAAAATTCCCCGTTTAGTACCGGTTTCGACCACTTTGCCTGCATACATAACGGCAATCCGGTCGGCAATTTTAGCAACAACACCAAGATCATGAGTAATCAAAATAATCGATACACCGGTTTTCTTTTGGATTTTGTCAAAGAGTTCAAGGATCTGCGCCTGAATCGTAACGTCGAGCGCAGTCGTCGGCTCATCCGCTATCAGCAGTTCCGGCTCACAGATCAATGCAATCGCAATAACGATCCGCTGCCGCATTCCGCCGCTGAACTGGTGCGGATACTGCTTGAGCCGTTCTGTCGGGTTGGGA is a genomic window containing:
- a CDS encoding mandelate racemase/muconate lactonizing enzyme family protein translates to MQIQQIETFQAAIPLNSPFKTALRTVTVAETVVVKLTCDSGIIGFGEAPPTHVITGDSIASIDIAVNNVFKPLLLNESILQYERIFEKIDKSIIGNVSAKAAVDMAVYDCLAQEAQMPLWQFLGGYNDQIETDYTVSVNSPEEMADDAQQYMSDGFSILKVKVGKDAIDDDVKRIQGIRKRVGSRAKIRLDANQAWPAKEAVRAIRKMEDLGLDIELIEQPVHKTDFEGLKYVAANTETPIMADESVFSTGDARRLLEMRAADLINIKLMKAGGIHQAVKIAKLADIYGVKCMVGSMIETKIGITAAAHFAASQPNIINYDFDAPLMLAGDLIEGGIAYNGSNISLGTKSGLGIEKINPEFITES
- a CDS encoding S66 peptidase family protein; translated protein: MMKPPRLNKGDLIGIVAPAGPVDSDRLQRAIPFFEKMGMHVKLGKHVENTYGYLAGMDAERLADFHDMVADDSVKAIIFARGGYGTGRIAGDIDYELIRNNPKIIWGYSDITYLHTAIRQETGLATFHGPMPVSDIADDDFDTYTAGLFQQLLEPSELYYTESVSMLNVIAAGEASAEIVGGNLSLLISTLGTPYEIDTAGKLLLLEDIGEAPYRIDAMLNQLKLAGKFAGAAGVIIGDFAECDPPKDKPSLTLEEIFQTYLGGLNGPVVSGFNIGHCMPNFSLPLGVPATLSSAKRSLIIEPGIR
- a CDS encoding peptide ABC transporter substrate-binding protein, with translation MKRGLLLLFSVLLIAVLSACTTGSGGNSDNGGSGGDSGESSKGSSESGEKVLYMNNGEEPTSLNPPIGFDSVSWNVLNNLMEGLTRLGKDDKPHPAMAEDWDVSDDGKVYTFHLREDANWSNGDPVTAQDFVYAWKQLLNPKTGSPAAFLGYFIEGGKEYNTGKGSADDVKVKAVDDKTLKVTLKAPTNFFLHVVTNPAFFPVNHKVAKENPEWYTEAESFVANGPFKLKKWKHEKEMVMVKNDQYWDKETVSLDKVHWAMVNNSNTEYQMFKSDELDMTSIPPDMADQLIDGDNVVIEKQAGLYFYRFNVNKEPFQNKKIRKAFALAINQEDIVNYVTKNKEEAAKAFVSPGFEGPNGKDFREVNGDLVKFNPEKAKKLLKEGMKEEGYDKLPPVTLTYNTDEGHKAIAEAMQNMFSENLGVNVTLKNTEWNVFLEAQKNLKHQLSRSSFLFDYADPVNFLESFVTGSTMNRTGWSNEKYDKLIAQAKKETNEEKRWQLMYEAEKLLAEEMPIFPIHYYNQVFIYKDDVKDIVRHPVGYLELKWADKK
- a CDS encoding ABC transporter ATP-binding protein, yielding MEKILEVKDLHVTFTTYGGTVKAVRGVNFHLNKGETLAIVGESGCGKSVTSNAIMRLIPDPPGKISNGTILFNGRDLTKLREKEMRAMRGVDISMIFQDPMTALNPTLTIETQLVEGVRQHHHISRKEARQKAIEMMELVGIPNPTERLKQYPHQFSGGMRQRIVIAIALICEPELLIADEPTTALDVTIQAQILELFDKIQKKTGVSIILITHDLGVVAKIADRIAVMYAGKVVETGTKRGIFYHPEHPYTKGLLKSVPRLDLKEDRLTPIDGTPPDLFSPPQGCPFTARCPFAMEVCDKVYPAMTELSDSHKVDCWLQDERAKQLLAATAAK